A single Methanospirillum lacunae DNA region contains:
- a CDS encoding orotate phosphoribosyltransferase-like protein, whose product MSTIEDLIQKARHLRSEGHSPGQIADELSLSMETVTWLLTQEKGASTPKDVHIDWTSVSGDAVLLHESSMMLMSRYRMMQPEGPSPTALVGISISGIPLATLMAASEGSRLAIYHPSKHSAAETPMGSMSGNFGITPGDTCVVVDDVITTGETLREVVAYLKSHGATPLACCVLFDKRGIREIEGVPVYSLFRISRID is encoded by the coding sequence ATGTCTACGATCGAAGATCTCATTCAGAAGGCACGTCACTTGAGAAGTGAAGGCCACAGCCCTGGTCAGATCGCGGACGAACTTTCCCTTTCCATGGAGACTGTGACCTGGCTCTTAACTCAGGAGAAAGGTGCCTCAACTCCGAAAGATGTCCATATCGATTGGACGAGTGTGAGTGGTGATGCGGTTCTGCTTCATGAAAGTAGCATGATGCTCATGTCCAGATACCGTATGATGCAGCCGGAAGGGCCAAGCCCGACAGCATTAGTCGGTATATCGATATCCGGAATTCCTCTGGCAACACTTATGGCAGCATCAGAAGGGAGTCGTCTTGCAATTTATCATCCATCTAAGCATAGCGCTGCTGAAACACCGATGGGTTCCATGAGTGGAAATTTCGGGATAACTCCCGGTGATACGTGTGTGGTTGTGGATGATGTTATCACAACAGGGGAAACCCTTCGTGAGGTTGTGGCATATTTAAAAAGCCACGGCGCAACCCCTCTTGCATGTTGTGTCCTCTTTGATAAGCGCGGAATCAGGGAAATTGAGGGAGTCCCGGTCTATAGCCTCTTCAGAATTTCCCGAATAGATTAA
- the thsA gene encoding thermosome subunit alpha, whose translation MLAQQPVIILRENVERTHGYEAQRSNIAAAKALAEAVRSTLGPRGMDKMLIDGTGDITITNDGITILDEISVQHPGAKMVIEVSRTQDEEVGDGTTTAVVIVGSLMEQAEILLNKKIHPTVICRGYRMGMTKALEILEGMATTVDPFNKEILSSIVQTAITGKSIENVKEKISEIAVGAVTAVAEKNGKKVTVDEDDVQIKSHKGSSMDDAELICGVVLEKTRVNQAMPKTIKNAKVALVSSPLEIKKTEVKAKIKINSTEQVEAFGQQEREALKAMADAVISTGANVLLCQKGIADAAQYFLAKAGVMAIEDVPEKDMKFAARALNATIVNKADDLTKSMLGSAAGAEEIEDTEMTKIYGSKNPKTVTILLRGTTTYLVDELERAMVDATRVVMDTMEDGKYVPGGAAIETELVVKLREYAATVGGREQIAIESYADAFSIIPITLAENSGMNSIDKLVELKAAHASGKKNYGLNVFTGKAVDMLGEGVIEPLRCKRQTIQSSAEAVEMLLRVDDMMVSRNDAPGPGM comes from the coding sequence ATGCTTGCGCAACAGCCTGTAATAATCTTACGAGAAAATGTAGAGCGGACGCACGGATATGAGGCGCAGCGCTCAAATATAGCGGCCGCAAAGGCACTCGCCGAGGCTGTCAGATCTACCCTTGGTCCCCGGGGTATGGATAAGATGCTCATTGATGGAACCGGGGATATTACCATCACCAACGACGGAATTACAATTCTGGATGAGATCTCAGTTCAACACCCCGGTGCCAAGATGGTCATTGAGGTTTCCCGGACTCAGGATGAAGAGGTTGGGGATGGAACAACAACAGCAGTGGTGATCGTCGGGTCCCTGATGGAGCAGGCCGAAATCCTTCTGAATAAAAAGATACACCCGACTGTTATCTGCCGTGGATATCGGATGGGAATGACAAAGGCTCTTGAGATCCTTGAGGGCATGGCAACGACTGTAGATCCTTTCAACAAAGAGATTCTTTCCTCAATTGTGCAGACCGCTATCACCGGAAAATCCATTGAGAACGTCAAAGAGAAGATCAGTGAGATTGCAGTAGGGGCAGTCACGGCAGTAGCAGAGAAGAACGGGAAAAAGGTCACTGTTGATGAAGACGACGTTCAGATCAAATCACATAAGGGTTCATCAATGGATGATGCTGAGCTGATTTGTGGTGTCGTTCTTGAAAAGACCCGTGTCAACCAGGCAATGCCAAAGACCATTAAGAATGCAAAAGTTGCCCTTGTGTCCAGTCCGCTTGAGATAAAAAAGACTGAAGTCAAGGCCAAGATCAAGATCAACAGTACTGAGCAGGTTGAAGCATTTGGTCAACAGGAACGGGAAGCTCTCAAGGCAATGGCAGATGCTGTCATTTCAACAGGAGCAAATGTTCTCCTCTGCCAGAAGGGAATTGCAGATGCAGCCCAGTACTTCCTCGCCAAGGCCGGAGTTATGGCAATTGAAGATGTTCCAGAAAAGGACATGAAATTTGCCGCCCGTGCATTGAATGCAACAATTGTCAACAAGGCAGATGATCTGACCAAGTCCATGCTTGGGTCTGCTGCAGGCGCAGAAGAGATTGAGGACACCGAGATGACCAAGATCTACGGCTCCAAGAATCCGAAGACTGTAACTATCCTTCTGCGGGGAACCACCACGTACCTGGTTGATGAACTTGAACGTGCAATGGTGGATGCTACCCGGGTCGTCATGGATACCATGGAAGACGGGAAGTATGTACCCGGTGGCGCAGCCATTGAGACTGAGCTTGTTGTGAAACTCCGTGAGTATGCAGCAACAGTCGGTGGCAGAGAACAGATTGCAATCGAGTCTTATGCTGATGCCTTTTCAATCATTCCAATTACCCTTGCAGAAAACTCTGGTATGAACTCGATTGATAAACTTGTTGAACTCAAGGCAGCTCATGCATCAGGCAAGAAGAACTATGGTCTGAATGTCTTTACTGGTAAGGCAGTTGATATGCTTGGTGAGGGAGTTATCGAACCGCTCCGTTGCAAGCGCCAGACTATTCAATCTTCAGCTGAGGCCGTTGAGATGCTTCTCCGTGTTGATGACATGATGGTATCACGCAATGATGCGCCTGGTCCAGGTATGTAA